The following coding sequences lie in one Prionailurus viverrinus isolate Anna chromosome X, UM_Priviv_1.0, whole genome shotgun sequence genomic window:
- the LOC125157889 gene encoding melanoma-associated antigen 9-like, protein SEEEEELEEEKAEEEEGGYPSPSSSSSSSPSSLSSSCSVLILVPLEEGSAAAGSPIPPQSPRSSCPSPSAMAGASGSQSHQGSSSPDEEGSSTWGAPAGAQASLPDALCVKVAGLVLLLLLKYRTKQPTTRAEMLAAVSQDDQDRFPVIFRRACEYLQLVFGVDVKEVDPRERSYVLVSILGLSCDGTPSGRDGMPKTSLLVLVLWVILLEDDRAPEEAVWEALGVMGVYAGREHVFYGEPRELLTEVWVQEGYLEYRQVPGSEPARYEFLWGPRAHAETSGVQVLQHILAVNSRQPGSPCLSEDAVSHEEERA, encoded by the coding sequence tcggaggaagaggaggagttggaggaggagaaagcagaggaggaggaggggggatacccatctccctcctcctcctcctcctcctctccttcctccttgtcctcctcctgctctgtcctcatTCTGGTCCCCCTGGAGGAGGGGTCTGCTGCTGCCGGGTCCCCGATTCCTCCCCAGAGCCCTCggagctcctgcccctcccccagtgccatGGCAGGCGCTTCGGGGAGCCAGTCCCACCAGGGCTCCAGCAGCCCCGATGAGGAGGGGTCGAGCACCTGGGGGGCCCCGGCAGGGGCCCAGGCCTCGCTCCCAGATGCGCTCTGCGTGAAGGTGGCCGGCCTGGTGCTGCTTCTGCTCCTCAAGTATCGCACCAAGCAGCCGACCACACGGGCGGAGATGCTGGCGGCGGTTAGCCAAGATGACCAGGACCGCTTCCCCGTGATCTTCCGCCGAGCCTGCGAGTATCTGCAGCTGGTCTTTGGAGTCGACGTGAAGGAAGTGGACCCCCGCGAGCGCTCCTACGTCCTGGTCAGCATCCTGGGCCTCAGCTGCGATGGGACGCCGAGTGGTAGGGACGGCATGCCCAAGACCAGCCTCCTGGTGCTGGTCCTATGGGTGATCCTCCTGGAGGACGACCGTGCCCCTGAGGAGGCGGTGTGGGAAGCGCTGGGGGTCATGGGGGTGTATGCCGGCAGGGAGCACGTATTCTATGGGGAGCCCAGGGAGCTGCTGACCGAAGTCTGGGTGCAGGAAGGGTACCTGGAGTACCGGCAGGTGCCCGGCAGCGAGCCCGCACGCTACGAGTTCCTGTGGGGTCCCAGGGCCCACGCAGAAACCAGCGGCGTGCAAGTGCTGCAGCACATCCTGGCGGTCAACAGCAGGCAGCCCGGGTCTCCGTGTCTGTCCGAAGACGCTGTGAGCCATGAGGAAGAGCGGGCCTGA
- the LOC125157908 gene encoding melanoma-associated antigen 8-like isoform X2, whose amino-acid sequence MAGASGSQSHQGSSSPDEEGSSTWGAPAGAQASLPDALCVKVAGLVLLLLLKYRTKQPTTRAEMLAAVSQDDQDRFPVIFRRACEYLQLVFGVDVKEVDPRERSYVLEGYLEYRQVPGSEPARYEFLWGPRAHAETSGVQVLQHILAVNSRQPGSPCLSEDAVSHEEERA is encoded by the exons atGGCAGGCGCTTCGGGGAGCCAGTCCCACCAGGGCTCCAGCAGCCCCGATGAGGAGGGGTCGAGCACCTGGGGGGCCCCGGCAGGGGCCCAGGCCTCGCTCCCAGATGCGCTCTGCGTGAAGGTGGCCGGCCTGGTGCTGCTTCTGCTCCTCAAGTATCGCACCAAGCAGCCGACCACACGGGCGGAGATGCTGGCGGCGGTTAGCCAAGATGACCAGGACCGCTTCCCCGTGATCTTCCGCCGAGCCTGCGAGTATCTGCAGCTGGTCTTTGGAGTCGACGTGAAGGAAGTGGACCCCCGCGAGCGCTCCTACGTCCTG GAAGGGTACCTGGAGTACCGGCAGGTGCCCGGCAGCGAGCCCGCACGCTACGAGTTCCTGTGGGGTCCCAGGGCCCACGCAGAAACCAGCGGCGTGCAAGTGCTGCAGCACATCCTGGCGGTCAACAGCAGGCAGCCCGGGTCTCCGTGTCTGTCCGAAGACGCTGTGAGCCATGAGGAAGAGCGGGCCTGA
- the LOC125157908 gene encoding melanoma-associated antigen 9-like isoform X1: MAGASGSQSHQGSSSPDEEGSSTWGAPAGAQASLPDALCVKVAGLVLLLLLKYRTKQPTTRAEMLAAVSQDDQDRFPVIFRRACEYLQLVFGVDVKEVDPRERSYVLVSILGLSCDGTPSGRDGMPKTSLLVLVLWVILLEDDRAPEEAVWEALGVMGVYAGREHVFYGEPRELLTEVWVQEGYLEYRQVPGSEPARYEFLWGPRAHAETSGVQVLQHILAVNSRQPGSPCLSEDAVSHEEERA; encoded by the coding sequence atGGCAGGCGCTTCGGGGAGCCAGTCCCACCAGGGCTCCAGCAGCCCCGATGAGGAGGGGTCGAGCACCTGGGGGGCCCCGGCAGGGGCCCAGGCCTCGCTCCCAGATGCGCTCTGCGTGAAGGTGGCCGGCCTGGTGCTGCTTCTGCTCCTCAAGTATCGCACCAAGCAGCCGACCACACGGGCGGAGATGCTGGCGGCGGTTAGCCAAGATGACCAGGACCGCTTCCCCGTGATCTTCCGCCGAGCCTGCGAGTATCTGCAGCTGGTCTTTGGAGTCGACGTGAAGGAAGTGGACCCCCGCGAGCGCTCCTACGTCCTGGTCAGCATCCTGGGCCTCAGCTGCGATGGGACGCCGAGTGGTAGGGACGGCATGCCCAAGACCAGCCTCCTGGTGCTGGTCCTATGGGTGATCCTCCTGGAGGACGACCGTGCCCCTGAGGAGGCGGTGTGGGAAGCGCTGGGGGTCATGGGGGTGTATGCCGGCAGGGAGCACGTATTCTATGGGGAGCCCAGGGAGCTGCTGACCGAAGTCTGGGTGCAGGAAGGGTACCTGGAGTACCGGCAGGTGCCCGGCAGCGAGCCCGCACGCTACGAGTTCCTGTGGGGTCCCAGGGCCCACGCAGAAACCAGCGGCGTGCAAGTGCTGCAGCACATCCTGGCGGTCAACAGCAGGCAGCCCGGGTCTCCGTGTCTGTCCGAAGACGCTGTGAGCCATGAGGAAGAGCGGGCCTGA